From Pongo pygmaeus isolate AG05252 chromosome 1, NHGRI_mPonPyg2-v2.0_pri, whole genome shotgun sequence, one genomic window encodes:
- the AIM2 gene encoding interferon-inducible protein AIM2 isoform X1: MESKYKEILLLTGLDNITDEELDRFKFFLSDEFNIATGKLHTANRIQVANLMIQNAGAMSAVMKTIRIFQKLNYMLLAKRLQEEKEKVDKKYKSVTKPKPLSQAEMSPAASAAIRNDVTKQRAAPKVSPHVKPEHKQMVAQQESIREGFQKGCLPVMVLKAKKPFTFETQEGKQEMFHATVATEKEFFFVKVFNTLLKDKFIPKRIIIISRYYRHSGFLEVNSASRVLDAESDQKVNVPLNIIRKAGETPKINTLQTQPLGTIVNGLFVVQKVTEKKKNVLFDLSDNTGKMEVLVVRNEDTMKCKEGDKVRLTFFTLSKNGEKLQLTSGVHSTIKVIKAKKKT, translated from the exons ATGGAGAGTAAATACAAGGAGATACTCTTGCTAACAGGCCTGGATAACATCACTGATGAGGAACTGGATAGGTTTAAGTTCTTTCTTTCAGACGAGTTTAATATCGCCACAGGCAAACTACATACTGCAAACAGAATACAAGTAGCTAACCTGATGATTCAAAATGCTGGGGCGATGTCTGCAGTGATGAAGACCATTCGTATTTTTCAGAAGTTGAATTATATGCTTTTGGCAAAACGTCttcaggaagagaaggagaaag ttGATAAGAAATACAAATCGGTAACAAAACCAAAGCCACTAAGTCAAGCTGAAATGAGTCCTGCTGCATCTGCAGCCATCAGAAATGATGTCACAAAGCAACGTGCTGCACCAAAAGTCTCTCCTCATGTTAAG CCTGAACATAAACAGATGGTGGCCCAGCAGGAATCTATCAGAGAAGGGTTTCAGAAAGGCTGTTTGCCAGTTATGGTACTGAAAGCAAAGAAGCCCTTCACGTTTGAGACCCAAGAAGGCAAGCAGGAGATGTTTCATGCTACAGTCGCTACAGAAAAGGAATTCTTCTTTGTAAAAGTTTTTAATACACTGCTGAAAGATAAATTCATTCCAAAGAGAATAATCATAATATCAAGATATTATCGGCACAGTGGTTTCTTAGAGGTCAATAGCGCCTCACGTGTGTTAGATGCTGAATCTGACCAAAAGGTTAATGTCCCGCTGAACATTATCAGAAAAGCTGGTGAAACCCCAAAGATCAATACGCTTCAAACTCAGCCCCTTGGAACAATTGTGAATGGTTTGTTTGTAGTCCAGAAG gtaacagaaaagaagaaaaatgtattatttgacCTAAGTGACAACACTGGGAAAATGGAAGTACTGGTGGTTAGAAATGAGGACACAATGAAATGTAAGGAAGGAGATAAGGTTCGACTTACATTCTTCACCCTgtcaaaaaatggagaaaaactaCAGCTGACATCTGGAGTTCATAGCACCATAAAG GTTAttaaggccaaaaaaaaaacatag
- the AIM2 gene encoding interferon-inducible protein AIM2 isoform X2: MIQNAGAMSAVMKTIRIFQKLNYMLLAKRLQEEKEKVDKKYKSVTKPKPLSQAEMSPAASAAIRNDVTKQRAAPKVSPHVKPEHKQMVAQQESIREGFQKGCLPVMVLKAKKPFTFETQEGKQEMFHATVATEKEFFFVKVFNTLLKDKFIPKRIIIISRYYRHSGFLEVNSASRVLDAESDQKVNVPLNIIRKAGETPKINTLQTQPLGTIVNGLFVVQKVTEKKKNVLFDLSDNTGKMEVLVVRNEDTMKCKEGDKVRLTFFTLSKNGEKLQLTSGVHSTIKVIKAKKKT; this comes from the exons ATGATTCAAAATGCTGGGGCGATGTCTGCAGTGATGAAGACCATTCGTATTTTTCAGAAGTTGAATTATATGCTTTTGGCAAAACGTCttcaggaagagaaggagaaag ttGATAAGAAATACAAATCGGTAACAAAACCAAAGCCACTAAGTCAAGCTGAAATGAGTCCTGCTGCATCTGCAGCCATCAGAAATGATGTCACAAAGCAACGTGCTGCACCAAAAGTCTCTCCTCATGTTAAG CCTGAACATAAACAGATGGTGGCCCAGCAGGAATCTATCAGAGAAGGGTTTCAGAAAGGCTGTTTGCCAGTTATGGTACTGAAAGCAAAGAAGCCCTTCACGTTTGAGACCCAAGAAGGCAAGCAGGAGATGTTTCATGCTACAGTCGCTACAGAAAAGGAATTCTTCTTTGTAAAAGTTTTTAATACACTGCTGAAAGATAAATTCATTCCAAAGAGAATAATCATAATATCAAGATATTATCGGCACAGTGGTTTCTTAGAGGTCAATAGCGCCTCACGTGTGTTAGATGCTGAATCTGACCAAAAGGTTAATGTCCCGCTGAACATTATCAGAAAAGCTGGTGAAACCCCAAAGATCAATACGCTTCAAACTCAGCCCCTTGGAACAATTGTGAATGGTTTGTTTGTAGTCCAGAAG gtaacagaaaagaagaaaaatgtattatttgacCTAAGTGACAACACTGGGAAAATGGAAGTACTGGTGGTTAGAAATGAGGACACAATGAAATGTAAGGAAGGAGATAAGGTTCGACTTACATTCTTCACCCTgtcaaaaaatggagaaaaactaCAGCTGACATCTGGAGTTCATAGCACCATAAAG GTTAttaaggccaaaaaaaaaacatag
- the AIM2 gene encoding interferon-inducible protein AIM2 isoform X3, giving the protein MSPAASAAIRNDVTKQRAAPKVSPHVKPEHKQMVAQQESIREGFQKGCLPVMVLKAKKPFTFETQEGKQEMFHATVATEKEFFFVKVFNTLLKDKFIPKRIIIISRYYRHSGFLEVNSASRVLDAESDQKVNVPLNIIRKAGETPKINTLQTQPLGTIVNGLFVVQKVTEKKKNVLFDLSDNTGKMEVLVVRNEDTMKCKEGDKVRLTFFTLSKNGEKLQLTSGVHSTIKVIKAKKKT; this is encoded by the exons ATGAGTCCTGCTGCATCTGCAGCCATCAGAAATGATGTCACAAAGCAACGTGCTGCACCAAAAGTCTCTCCTCATGTTAAG CCTGAACATAAACAGATGGTGGCCCAGCAGGAATCTATCAGAGAAGGGTTTCAGAAAGGCTGTTTGCCAGTTATGGTACTGAAAGCAAAGAAGCCCTTCACGTTTGAGACCCAAGAAGGCAAGCAGGAGATGTTTCATGCTACAGTCGCTACAGAAAAGGAATTCTTCTTTGTAAAAGTTTTTAATACACTGCTGAAAGATAAATTCATTCCAAAGAGAATAATCATAATATCAAGATATTATCGGCACAGTGGTTTCTTAGAGGTCAATAGCGCCTCACGTGTGTTAGATGCTGAATCTGACCAAAAGGTTAATGTCCCGCTGAACATTATCAGAAAAGCTGGTGAAACCCCAAAGATCAATACGCTTCAAACTCAGCCCCTTGGAACAATTGTGAATGGTTTGTTTGTAGTCCAGAAG gtaacagaaaagaagaaaaatgtattatttgacCTAAGTGACAACACTGGGAAAATGGAAGTACTGGTGGTTAGAAATGAGGACACAATGAAATGTAAGGAAGGAGATAAGGTTCGACTTACATTCTTCACCCTgtcaaaaaatggagaaaaactaCAGCTGACATCTGGAGTTCATAGCACCATAAAG GTTAttaaggccaaaaaaaaaacatag